In one window of Armatimonadota bacterium DNA:
- a CDS encoding ABC transporter permease, with protein MRRVRAILVNTLPPVLYLAAFFFVPLAVLFLYSFWRAEAAGLRQDFTIANYLDVFRDTVNVTLLIKSVVIGIAAMLATLVIGYPLAYFIRFHGGRYRNVLLMLVIVCMISSYLVRVYAWKAILGNRGILNSFLIATGLLDEPLSFLLYSNSAVLIAFIHIFTPFIVVPVYSAMSSIDDSLLEASQDLGASPLTTFLRVTLPLSKPGIIGGCLLTFILVAGDYVTPTLVGGVDGIMIGRTIQSQFGFAYNWPLGSAVAFVMLLCLAVWASVLVFVTNLLLPTAGGRR; from the coding sequence ATGCGTAGAGTTCGCGCGATACTCGTCAACACACTGCCGCCGGTGCTGTATCTTGCGGCGTTCTTCTTCGTCCCGCTGGCGGTGCTCTTTCTCTACAGCTTCTGGCGTGCGGAAGCCGCGGGGCTGCGCCAGGACTTCACGATTGCCAACTACCTCGACGTCTTCCGCGATACGGTGAACGTGACGCTGCTGATCAAGTCCGTGGTGATCGGCATCGCAGCGATGCTGGCGACGCTCGTGATCGGCTATCCCCTGGCGTACTTCATTCGCTTCCACGGCGGGCGCTACCGCAACGTGCTCCTGATGCTCGTCATCGTGTGCATGATTTCGAGCTACCTGGTGCGCGTGTATGCGTGGAAGGCGATCCTGGGCAACCGGGGCATTCTCAACTCGTTCCTCATCGCGACGGGGCTGCTAGACGAGCCGCTGTCGTTTCTCCTCTACAGCAACAGCGCGGTGCTCATTGCGTTCATCCATATCTTCACGCCGTTCATCGTCGTGCCGGTGTACTCGGCGATGAGCAGCATTGACGATTCGCTGCTGGAGGCGTCGCAGGACCTGGGCGCGTCGCCGCTGACGACGTTCCTGCGCGTCACGCTGCCGCTCAGCAAGCCGGGGATCATCGGCGGGTGTCTGCTGACGTTCATTCTCGTCGCGGGGGATTACGTGACGCCGACCCTGGTCGGCGGGGTGGACGGGATCATGATCGGCCGGACGATTCAGAGCCAGTTCGGGTTCGCGTACAACTGGCCGCTGGGGTCGGCGGTGGCGTTCGTCATGCTGCTGTGCCTGGCAGTGTGGGCGAGCGTGCTGGTGTTTGTGACGAATCTGCTGCTGCCGACGGCGGGAGGGCGGCGATGA
- a CDS encoding ABC transporter permease: MKTGARLWRGLARAPLAAYAVVAYIFLFLPSLVIVVFSFNDSKVTVWPPRGFTLHWYADILRDATLVESIVNSLIVASFATIGAVILGTMGALALSRYYFRGKGLVNAAMLAPIAMPGLVTGIAMLSYFEYVGFNRSLLTVVIAHVVFTLPFVLTIVMARLSDFDVAVEEAAMDLGASPLRSFLTVTLPIIAPSVAGAALIVFALSFDEFIITFFVIGAQSTLPLKIWSMMRIGIVPTINAVASIIIVLSTVAVLISARFIRVARS; the protein is encoded by the coding sequence ATGAAGACCGGCGCACGGCTGTGGCGCGGGTTGGCGCGGGCGCCGTTGGCGGCGTACGCGGTCGTCGCGTACATCTTCCTTTTCTTGCCGAGCCTGGTCATCGTCGTGTTCTCCTTCAACGACTCGAAGGTGACGGTGTGGCCGCCGCGCGGGTTCACGCTGCACTGGTACGCGGACATCCTGCGCGACGCGACGTTGGTCGAGTCCATCGTCAACAGCCTGATCGTCGCGTCGTTCGCCACCATCGGGGCGGTGATTCTGGGGACGATGGGCGCGCTGGCGCTGAGCCGCTATTACTTCCGCGGCAAGGGGTTGGTGAACGCGGCGATGCTCGCGCCGATTGCGATGCCGGGCTTGGTGACGGGCATCGCGATGCTGTCCTACTTCGAGTATGTGGGCTTCAACCGCTCGCTGCTGACCGTCGTCATCGCGCACGTCGTGTTCACGCTGCCGTTCGTGCTGACCATCGTCATGGCGCGCCTCAGCGATTTCGACGTCGCGGTGGAGGAGGCGGCGATGGACCTGGGCGCGTCGCCGCTGCGCTCGTTTCTGACCGTGACACTGCCCATCATCGCGCCGTCGGTGGCGGGTGCGGCGCTGATCGTGTTCGCGCTGTCGTTCGACGAATTCATCATCACGTTCTTCGTGATCGGGGCGCAGAGCACGCTGCCGCTGAAGATCTGGTCGATGATGCGCATTGGCATCGTGCCGACGATCAACGCGGTGGCGTCCATCATCATCGTGCTCTCGACGGTCGCGGTGCTGATCAGCGCGCGGTTCATCCGCGTCGCGCGGAGCTGA
- a CDS encoding nitroreductase family protein gives MDAIEAIRKRASVRAYKPDPVPREVLEELVECGNRAPSAMGVHPWHFVVVTEKAMLKKIAAATDYGKFIADAPACIVVLCEDGQYFLEDGCAAVENILIAVTAHGLGSCWVAGDKKTYAERIPRMLGAPANYRLIALLPVGYPTSTPKPKQKPGLAEVLHWEQY, from the coding sequence ATGGATGCGATTGAGGCGATCAGGAAGCGGGCAAGCGTGCGCGCGTACAAGCCGGACCCGGTGCCGCGCGAGGTGCTGGAGGAACTGGTGGAGTGCGGCAACCGCGCGCCGTCGGCGATGGGAGTGCACCCCTGGCATTTCGTCGTCGTGACCGAGAAGGCGATGCTGAAGAAGATCGCCGCCGCGACCGACTACGGCAAGTTCATTGCCGATGCGCCGGCGTGCATCGTGGTGCTGTGCGAGGACGGGCAGTACTTCCTTGAAGACGGCTGCGCGGCGGTGGAGAACATCCTGATCGCGGTGACGGCGCACGGGCTCGGATCATGCTGGGTCGCGGGCGATAAGAAGACGTATGCGGAGAGGATTCCTCGGATGCTCGGTGCGCCGGCCAACTACAGGCTCATCGCCTTACTGCCCGTCGGCTATCCGACGTCCACGCCCAAGCCGAAGCAGAAGCCCGGCCTGGCAGAGGTCCTGCACTGGGAGCAGTACTGA
- a CDS encoding carboxypeptidase regulatory-like domain-containing protein: MMRFAILVLCCSVIAALCITPALGGQEVPVSVTSATEAFPRVFGDTVVWGEYGSTGYDVYAKSLRTGATTVVAAAPESQQRPEIWGSRIVWEDFRNGDPDIYMYDLATATETVVCGDVAPQYHPAIFGNRVVWQDYRSGNWDVYMYDLAAGVETPICTAASDQADPVIWGHRIVWRDTRNGNWDVYMYDLATAAETPICTDPTTQAGIAIFGDRIVWEDLRNGNWDIYMYDLMTATESAVCVNPAQQYDPEICGDRIVWADQRNGNMDVYMHDLTADAETQVCGDSADQYNPSIFGDRIAWQDMRNPSMDIYMYDIDPSWGELQISELVTHERLPSISGHRVVEEDYYYGFSDTDICMYDLPSRTFTHWWRSQRQCYPVIWDTRIAWQDNGAGNWDIYMRDLVSGSVSSVCTDAADQTRPAIFGDRVVWEDARGTDVDIYMYDLTGGSESPICTATGDQLNPVIWGDRIVWQDYRAGNGDIYMYDLATATEMPICTNAAHQEHPAIWGDLIVWQDLRNGSWDIYMYDLATGTETPVSTAAAGQTSPAVWGDRIVWSDARKGNWDIYMYDLAAGAEMPICAATGNQGLCAIWGDRIIWEDYRNGNADIYMTKWPAAYFGNIAGQVRVRGTTTNIEGARVELYRDSLLKYTASTNTNGLYNLQEVAAGAYVVKVSGTGFVTQTKAGVVIAIGDTTYVNFNLTASGRLMGQVRIRGTTVNLENAGVCAYLNGLEHALTSTDSNGIYVIDTDLPTGEYMMTCVKPGYERQLKAGIAVTSGATTYVNFNLRWVAVKGQVKDTGTGLPLIGAAVEIRDGDTVIANATTTAPYGVYEIDTAPAPGTYTAIARKAGYVRQTKTGVAVSYGTTAYVNFNLPRSGTLRGQVKDKVANTPLVGATVVARKDGIVWATATTGAPWGIYEMDSDLPAGTYVVGASKAGYLGQTRKDIPVTAGATTYVNFFLQPQ; this comes from the coding sequence ATGATGAGATTCGCCATTCTGGTGCTTTGCTGTTCGGTCATCGCGGCTCTGTGTATCACGCCGGCGCTAGGGGGCCAGGAGGTGCCGGTCAGTGTGACGTCCGCGACCGAGGCCTTTCCGCGGGTCTTCGGCGACACCGTGGTGTGGGGGGAGTATGGCAGCACCGGCTACGACGTCTATGCCAAGAGCCTGCGCACGGGCGCAACCACCGTCGTCGCCGCGGCGCCGGAGAGCCAGCAGCGCCCGGAGATCTGGGGCAGTCGGATCGTGTGGGAGGACTTCCGCAACGGGGATCCGGACATTTACATGTACGACCTGGCGACGGCGACGGAGACCGTGGTCTGCGGCGATGTTGCCCCCCAGTACCATCCTGCCATCTTCGGCAACCGCGTTGTCTGGCAAGACTACCGCAGCGGCAACTGGGACGTCTACATGTACGACCTCGCCGCGGGCGTCGAGACGCCGATTTGCACAGCGGCGAGTGATCAAGCGGATCCGGTGATCTGGGGCCATCGTATCGTGTGGCGCGACACGCGCAACGGCAACTGGGATGTCTACATGTACGACCTCGCGACGGCGGCGGAGACGCCGATCTGCACGGATCCGACGACCCAAGCGGGGATCGCGATCTTCGGCGATCGCATCGTGTGGGAGGACCTGCGGAACGGCAACTGGGACATCTATATGTACGACCTGATGACGGCGACCGAAAGTGCGGTCTGCGTCAACCCGGCACAGCAGTATGACCCCGAGATCTGCGGCGACCGCATCGTGTGGGCGGATCAGCGCAACGGCAACATGGATGTCTACATGCACGATCTCACGGCGGATGCGGAGACCCAGGTCTGCGGCGACTCGGCCGACCAGTACAATCCGTCCATCTTCGGCGATCGCATCGCATGGCAGGATATGCGCAATCCCAGCATGGACATCTACATGTACGACATCGACCCGTCATGGGGGGAACTGCAGATCAGCGAGCTTGTGACTCACGAGCGCTTGCCGTCCATCTCGGGCCACCGCGTCGTGGAGGAGGACTACTATTACGGCTTCTCCGATACCGACATCTGCATGTACGATCTGCCGAGCCGCACGTTCACCCACTGGTGGCGGTCGCAGCGCCAGTGCTATCCCGTGATATGGGATACCAGAATTGCGTGGCAAGACAACGGGGCGGGGAACTGGGACATCTACATGCGCGACCTCGTCAGCGGGAGCGTGAGTTCAGTGTGCACCGACGCGGCGGATCAGACGCGGCCGGCGATATTCGGCGACCGCGTGGTGTGGGAGGACGCGCGCGGCACCGACGTTGACATCTACATGTACGACTTGACGGGGGGAAGCGAAAGCCCGATCTGCACCGCGACCGGCGACCAACTCAACCCGGTCATCTGGGGCGACCGCATCGTATGGCAGGACTACCGCGCAGGCAACGGCGACATCTACATGTACGACCTGGCGACTGCCACCGAGATGCCCATCTGCACGAATGCCGCGCACCAGGAGCACCCCGCCATCTGGGGCGACCTGATCGTGTGGCAAGATCTGCGCAACGGCAGTTGGGACATCTACATGTACGACCTGGCCACCGGCACCGAGACGCCGGTCAGCACGGCGGCGGCCGGCCAGACCAGCCCCGCTGTGTGGGGCGACCGCATCGTGTGGTCTGACGCGCGCAAGGGCAACTGGGACATCTACATGTACGACCTGGCGGCGGGCGCCGAGATGCCGATCTGCGCGGCGACCGGGAACCAGGGGCTGTGCGCGATCTGGGGCGACCGCATCATATGGGAGGACTATCGCAACGGGAACGCCGACATCTACATGACGAAATGGCCCGCGGCGTATTTCGGCAACATCGCGGGGCAGGTGCGCGTACGCGGCACGACGACCAACATCGAGGGCGCGCGCGTGGAGCTGTACCGCGACAGCCTTCTCAAATACACAGCATCGACGAACACCAACGGTCTCTACAATCTTCAGGAGGTAGCGGCCGGGGCCTACGTAGTGAAGGTGTCCGGGACGGGCTTTGTCACGCAGACGAAGGCCGGCGTCGTGATCGCGATCGGCGATACGACATACGTCAACTTCAATCTGACGGCGTCCGGGCGGCTCATGGGCCAGGTGCGCATCCGCGGCACGACGGTGAACCTCGAGAACGCCGGCGTGTGCGCGTATCTGAACGGCCTCGAGCACGCGCTGACGTCGACCGACAGCAACGGGATCTACGTCATTGACACCGACCTGCCGACGGGCGAGTACATGATGACCTGCGTCAAGCCCGGCTACGAGCGGCAACTGAAGGCCGGCATTGCCGTGACCTCGGGCGCGACGACGTACGTCAACTTCAACCTGCGGTGGGTGGCGGTGAAGGGGCAGGTCAAGGATACGGGCACGGGCCTGCCGCTGATCGGCGCGGCGGTGGAGATCCGCGATGGGGATACCGTCATCGCCAACGCGACGACCACAGCGCCGTACGGCGTGTACGAGATAGACACCGCGCCCGCGCCGGGCACGTACACCGCGATCGCGCGCAAGGCCGGTTACGTGCGGCAGACGAAAACCGGCGTCGCGGTCAGCTACGGCACGACCGCGTACGTCAACTTCAACCTGCCGCGGTCGGGCACGCTCAGGGGGCAGGTCAAGGATAAGGTGGCGAACACGCCGCTCGTCGGGGCGACGGTGGTCGCGCGCAAGGACGGCATCGTGTGGGCGACGGCGACGACCGGCGCGCCGTGGGGTATCTACGAGATGGACAGCGACCTGCCGGCGGGGACCTACGTCGTTGGTGCGAGCAAAGCGGGCTACCTGGGTCAGACCAGGAAGGACATTCCCGTCACTGCGGGCGCGACGACGTACGTCAATTTCTTCCTGCAGCCGCAGTAG
- a CDS encoding SUMF1/EgtB/PvdO family nonheme iron enzyme, with protein sequence MLEVEAVFVNPKDGCEMLLVPAGEAVFGGCAPGADAHSAPGFRTHLHAFYLGKYPVRNWEYAHFLNEVQPKPADRERWITFDAACRIVRVKQDYRVQGEEHTPPAELRDSDEGWANHPVVFVSWYGAQAYCKWAGLRLPTELEWEKAARGADGRIYPWGTEWAEDMCHNACSNGQTQTCIVWDPRYEQGRSVWGHYQMAGNVWEYCADSYDKEAYARYARGDLKPPTSGGCRVLRGASWCDGNPHSFQAACRSYAYPDACFAAAGFRCALDESLAPGRAAP encoded by the coding sequence ATGCTTGAAGTCGAAGCTGTCTTCGTGAATCCCAAAGACGGCTGCGAGATGCTCCTCGTACCGGCTGGTGAGGCCGTTTTCGGCGGGTGCGCCCCCGGCGCTGACGCACACAGCGCACCCGGTTTCCGAACCCATCTGCACGCCTTCTACCTCGGCAAGTACCCGGTGCGGAATTGGGAATACGCGCACTTCCTGAATGAGGTGCAGCCGAAGCCTGCTGACCGCGAGAGGTGGATCACCTTCGACGCTGCCTGCCGCATCGTCCGGGTCAAGCAGGACTATCGAGTGCAGGGCGAAGAGCACACCCCGCCCGCTGAGCTTCGCGACTCCGACGAGGGCTGGGCGAACCACCCCGTCGTCTTCGTGTCATGGTACGGAGCCCAGGCGTACTGCAAGTGGGCCGGACTGCGATTGCCGACCGAACTCGAGTGGGAAAAGGCGGCGCGCGGCGCGGACGGCAGGATCTACCCGTGGGGAACCGAGTGGGCGGAGGACATGTGCCACAACGCATGCTCCAATGGGCAGACGCAGACGTGCATCGTGTGGGACCCGCGTTATGAGCAAGGACGCTCCGTGTGGGGCCACTACCAGATGGCGGGCAACGTGTGGGAGTACTGCGCCGACTCGTACGACAAGGAGGCCTACGCCCGCTACGCTCGCGGTGACCTGAAGCCGCCGACGTCCGGAGGCTGCCGTGTTCTTCGCGGTGCCTCCTGGTGCGACGGTAATCCACACAGTTTCCAGGCCGCCTGCCGCAGCTACGCGTACCCCGACGCCTGCTTCGCCGCCGCCGGCTTTCGCTGCGCCCTGGACGAAAGCCTCGCTCCGGGACGCGCGGCGCCGTAG
- a CDS encoding PQQ-binding-like beta-propeller repeat protein has product MRAKGSLVLVLAVAVAVTVTLPAFGADWLAYRNGPERRNATAEAFATPLSLVWKFTTAASSQRVPPAVTADRVFCAAGSYVYCLDVATGAGLWSYDAGDTILAAPAFADGRVFLGADNTKVVCLNADDGKEIWAVTAARAIRAAPVVVDGVVYATSLDRRAMAIDAATGARRWSTQLTDELWGAPAVSGGFVFVPTADAQLFALDTDDGKIRRQITMPRRKALIHPVVVTDDALYVAGRSDVTALNRRGTERWAVDFNTFLTGAPAVAHGRLYISLVDGRVLALDVEKGKTLWEFPFNTLMSTPPTVVGDVVIVGAVGGMVYALDAATGLPRWRYLARPPGLAAGTKADFDLAAPAVYSNGSLYLVWDDGNLARFDANWPDISPPTIRLLTPRENMVTGITLPKLVGAQVFDEQSGLDLADLAMSLDDAPVEAEYDPYSGHYTYTIDDQSAFAPLKSGWHALSVTARDQRGNETTRQWRFFAQPGGEAAEETETAQPAPAEPIAPPETGAAPGL; this is encoded by the coding sequence ATGCGCGCGAAGGGTTCGCTCGTGCTCGTGCTGGCCGTGGCTGTGGCGGTGACGGTTACGCTGCCCGCATTTGGTGCCGACTGGCTGGCCTACCGCAACGGGCCCGAGCGCCGCAACGCCACTGCGGAGGCCTTCGCGACACCCTTGAGCCTGGTGTGGAAGTTCACCACGGCCGCATCCAGCCAGCGTGTGCCCCCCGCCGTGACCGCCGACCGCGTGTTCTGCGCCGCCGGGTCTTACGTCTACTGCTTGGACGTGGCCACCGGGGCCGGGCTCTGGAGCTATGACGCCGGTGACACCATCCTCGCCGCGCCGGCTTTCGCCGACGGTCGCGTATTCCTCGGCGCCGATAACACCAAGGTCGTCTGCCTCAACGCGGATGATGGCAAGGAGATCTGGGCGGTAACCGCCGCGCGGGCTATCCGCGCGGCCCCCGTCGTCGTGGACGGCGTTGTCTACGCTACCTCCCTCGACCGCCGAGCCATGGCGATTGACGCTGCCACCGGCGCGCGCCGCTGGTCAACCCAGCTCACCGACGAGCTATGGGGTGCCCCCGCGGTCTCGGGCGGCTTCGTCTTCGTGCCCACCGCGGATGCTCAACTCTTTGCGTTGGACACGGATGACGGCAAGATTCGACGGCAGATCACCATGCCGCGCCGAAAGGCCCTGATTCATCCCGTTGTCGTCACCGACGACGCGCTCTACGTCGCCGGCCGATCCGATGTCACCGCGCTTAACCGGCGCGGCACGGAGAGATGGGCCGTAGACTTCAACACATTCCTCACCGGCGCGCCGGCGGTTGCACACGGCCGGCTCTACATTTCCCTCGTGGACGGACGCGTGCTTGCCCTCGACGTCGAGAAGGGCAAGACGTTGTGGGAGTTCCCCTTCAACACGCTCATGTCCACGCCGCCGACCGTCGTCGGTGACGTCGTCATCGTCGGCGCCGTCGGTGGCATGGTGTACGCGCTCGATGCCGCCACCGGCCTGCCGCGCTGGCGCTATCTGGCGCGGCCACCTGGCCTCGCCGCCGGCACCAAGGCCGATTTCGACTTGGCCGCCCCCGCGGTCTATAGCAACGGCTCGCTCTACCTCGTCTGGGACGACGGCAACCTTGCCAGGTTCGACGCTAACTGGCCGGACATCTCCCCGCCGACGATTCGCCTACTGACCCCGCGAGAGAACATGGTCACCGGCATCACCCTGCCCAAACTGGTCGGCGCGCAGGTCTTCGACGAGCAGAGCGGGCTCGATCTTGCCGATCTTGCGATGTCGCTCGACGACGCGCCGGTCGAGGCCGAGTATGACCCCTACAGTGGTCACTACACCTACACGATTGACGACCAGAGCGCCTTCGCGCCTCTCAAATCGGGCTGGCACGCCCTGAGCGTGACGGCTCGCGACCAGAGAGGGAACGAGACCACGAGACAATGGCGGTTCTTCGCCCAGCCCGGCGGCGAAGCGGCGGAGGAGACGGAGACAGCACAACCCGCCCCCGCCGAACCGATTGCTCCCCCGGAGACCGGGGCGGCGCCGGGTCTCTAG
- a CDS encoding SPFH domain-containing protein — protein MILIPLGIVVLYLISGIRLLYQYERGVVFTLGVYKSTREPGLRFIWPIFQTMRKVDIRIKTADIPRQEVMTKDNIPVLANTVVYFKVVKPEDAIIKIEDYVFAVRQYTQAALRDVVGNHELDFVLSEREQIGGAIGEMVEQETADWGVAIESIKIQEIELPAEMKRAMAKQAEAERERRAVIIASEGELSASVNLQQAASNLSKAEGALHLRTLQTLRDIAADPSEKIIAFLPSEAIGVARRLASGE, from the coding sequence ATGATCCTGATACCCCTGGGCATCGTAGTGCTGTATCTCATTTCCGGCATACGTCTCCTGTACCAGTACGAGCGCGGCGTGGTGTTCACCCTCGGCGTGTACAAATCCACGCGCGAGCCGGGCTTGCGGTTCATCTGGCCGATCTTCCAGACCATGCGCAAGGTTGACATCCGGATCAAGACCGCCGACATTCCGCGACAGGAGGTCATGACCAAGGACAACATCCCAGTGCTTGCGAACACGGTGGTGTATTTCAAGGTGGTCAAGCCGGAGGACGCGATCATCAAGATCGAGGACTACGTGTTCGCGGTACGCCAGTACACGCAGGCGGCGCTGCGGGACGTGGTGGGCAACCACGAGCTGGACTTCGTGCTCAGCGAGCGAGAGCAGATCGGCGGGGCCATCGGCGAGATGGTGGAACAGGAGACGGCCGACTGGGGGGTGGCGATCGAGTCGATCAAGATACAGGAAATCGAGTTGCCCGCCGAGATGAAGCGGGCCATGGCCAAGCAGGCCGAGGCGGAGCGCGAGAGGCGGGCGGTGATCATCGCGTCCGAGGGTGAGCTGAGCGCGTCGGTCAATCTGCAGCAGGCGGCGTCGAACCTGTCCAAGGCCGAGGGTGCGCTGCATCTGCGGACGCTGCAGACCCTGCGCGACATCGCCGCCGATCCGTCGGAGAAGATCATTGCCTTCCTGCCCTCCGAGGCGATCGGCGTGGCGCGGCGACTCGCATCCGGGGAATGA
- a CDS encoding ABC transporter permease, with protein MQAIAMTVRLKARPFYAFLGRSFALMKRYWPWEVSWLIYSSAIVLSIGFLAVGVGQVSGADVPVGKVLIYLLTGSLLWRYLSELFWETSNVISYERWEGTIEHTFMAPVSRATHLFGMTAFSVCYAGGRLVILTAVCALMFDIDLASANLVGACAVLAIATLSLVGLGLAAAALPLIYTEKGTQMTNIFEAALLMVSGVYYPIDVLPGWLRFFSQFSPITYTLHGMRAAILDGAGMRELWGDILPLIVTAVALIPLGLWVFSLAETYCKRHGKLKRSG; from the coding sequence ATGCAAGCAATAGCCATGACGGTCCGCCTCAAGGCGCGGCCGTTCTACGCCTTCCTCGGGCGCAGCTTCGCCCTGATGAAGCGCTACTGGCCGTGGGAAGTGAGCTGGCTCATCTACTCCAGCGCCATCGTCCTCTCCATCGGCTTCCTCGCCGTCGGCGTTGGGCAGGTCAGCGGCGCCGACGTGCCGGTGGGCAAGGTGCTGATCTACCTGTTGACCGGTTCGCTGCTGTGGCGCTATCTCTCGGAGCTGTTCTGGGAGACGAGCAATGTCATCTCCTATGAGAGGTGGGAGGGCACCATCGAGCACACCTTCATGGCGCCCGTCTCCCGCGCGACGCACCTGTTCGGGATGACTGCATTCTCGGTCTGCTACGCCGGCGGGAGGCTGGTCATTCTGACTGCCGTGTGCGCGCTCATGTTTGACATCGACCTCGCCTCGGCCAACCTCGTCGGCGCATGCGCCGTGCTCGCCATCGCCACGTTGTCGCTGGTCGGGCTCGGTCTGGCCGCCGCCGCGCTCCCCCTCATCTACACCGAAAAGGGCACTCAGATGACGAACATCTTCGAGGCCGCCTTGCTCATGGTCAGCGGCGTGTACTACCCGATTGACGTGCTGCCGGGCTGGTTGCGCTTCTTCTCTCAGTTCTCGCCGATAACCTACACGCTGCACGGCATGCGCGCGGCGATCCTCGATGGGGCCGGCATGCGCGAGCTGTGGGGAGATATCCTGCCGTTGATCGTCACGGCGGTGGCGTTGATTCCGCTCGGCCTGTGGGTCTTCAGCCTCGCCGAGACTTACTGCAAGCGCCACGGCAAGCTCAAGCGCAGCGGGTAA
- a CDS encoding ABC transporter ATP-binding protein, producing MHEALPLTLQGVTKSFRQKRGRAQGDGDGKKWRTITALSSVSLQVRRGEIYGLLGPNGSGKSTLVRIVATLLLPDAGAASVFGRDVVREAAAVRKLVNRVSVEASFFKKLSAIENLLYAARLYGMDPREAAKTATAMLEVMGFPIDRIHDSVENLSRGQQQKVAITRGLFTSPVLLLLDEPTTGLDPQSKRDVHGFLRSVLRDHDATMLFTTHDMEEADRLCHRVGIMADGKIVAEGTPDELKARVRSDDRPAPTLEDVFIELTGKSLEARDNGNRG from the coding sequence ATGCATGAAGCATTGCCGTTGACGCTGCAAGGCGTCACCAAGTCATTCAGACAGAAACGTGGTCGCGCGCAAGGCGACGGCGACGGGAAGAAGTGGCGCACGATCACCGCACTGTCATCCGTCAGTCTGCAGGTGCGCCGCGGCGAGATCTACGGCCTGCTCGGGCCCAACGGTTCCGGCAAGTCCACGCTCGTCCGCATTGTCGCGACACTTCTGCTTCCCGACGCGGGCGCCGCCAGCGTGTTCGGCCGTGACGTGGTGCGCGAGGCTGCCGCGGTGCGCAAGCTCGTCAACCGCGTCTCAGTCGAAGCATCATTCTTCAAGAAACTCTCGGCGATAGAGAACTTGCTCTACGCCGCGCGCCTCTACGGCATGGACCCCCGCGAGGCGGCGAAGACGGCGACAGCGATGCTTGAGGTGATGGGCTTCCCCATCGACCGCATCCACGATTCCGTTGAGAACCTGTCGCGCGGACAGCAGCAGAAGGTGGCGATCACCCGCGGCCTGTTCACCTCGCCCGTCTTGCTGCTCCTCGACGAGCCGACGACCGGGCTCGACCCGCAGTCCAAACGCGACGTGCATGGCTTCCTGCGCTCGGTCCTACGGGATCACGACGCAACCATGCTGTTTACCACCCACGATATGGAGGAGGCGGACCGCCTGTGTCACCGCGTGGGAATCATGGCCGACGGCAAGATCGTCGCGGAAGGCACGCCCGACGAACTCAAGGCCCGCGTGCGCAGCGACGACCGCCCCGCGCCGACTCTCGAGGACGTGTTCATCGAGCTCACCGGCAAGTCGCTCGAAGCGCGAGATAACGGAAACCGCGGATAG